One Aegilops tauschii subsp. strangulata cultivar AL8/78 chromosome 7, Aet v6.0, whole genome shotgun sequence genomic window carries:
- the LOC109761340 gene encoding uncharacterized protein isoform X7, translated as MDPRGGITQMELEYLAHDEDAEPIALPFQLLEKITDYFSHELIIGRGGFAVVYKAVLDNGIVAVKKLSNTHMYEEQFQGEVQCLMKVKHKNIVRFLGYCADTQGNISDYKGKMVMADVQQRLLCFEYLPKGSLDGYITDSPGELNWRKRYDMIKGICEGLHYLHQNNILHLDLTPGNILLDEDMMPKITDFGLSRCFEEDQTGVITKNVAGTRGYLAPECYNKEIILTHKFDLYSLGVIMIEILTGKKGCQVTIENVLQIWNNTMLDALQWDQIRVCAKIGMECTEVDPAKRPASMKHIIDCLAEIECSTHVIPAGGTRELLLVHPSVICFPFEPNKAITCPLQLTNNTDKHVAFRLMDNSMESSFLRLPLYDVVPPNTPYTLIVTTQKKEDLPRKYIIDVILQSATLILGDDDHINTFRSQPDKFFQETGNDVQVVKQKALYTLTHIATSFSKPILSTVKVHVYIEMHLSCLDTNRAKQWIIIGDENGHVGFWDYPTQKKVDALKVSASRVTCIRFIERKQWIVAGTEDGYLHVYSYETRFQKITSLRVGAIENLESRAAHTHLAIHPTQPYLLSVYGFKVKLWDWDVGWECIQTFENEELMTILRVAFNPNDTFATASMDCTVEVWSLDSPEFIYTLVGHSSIVNCLDFFTCDDQEYLVTGSHDQTAKIWDLQKMMCIHTLEAFVSPVMSLLYQPDLQILITGSQDGAIYLWSTRNCGHTWISTLLADKQNSHRNYSCPPALNRIIKVGCAGAVYHLACVMGGLLIGKENAVAIIDVDDVNYQEQPTDKSEQQLSACTTHHAGDMSKEKAWSKSKLLDVHPLELRFPYCPNEPIPCSLHLTNNTDENVAFRLVDKSGKSPWCFTKLPLCGIVPHGSTYTLTVTMKEEMKLKEETDFDLVIQSSLLGDKYIEVFNDQSESDTFFKEAKLFGNMVHEVTLKAVYVQYGEITSENISVKYNPDSLWSLDAHPTEPWILTGHNSGYARIWNNEMKFLINSFKVSDQDAVSCVKFIARKQLIVAMTDLAHLHVYDCSCVTKIEKISFERGDYGTSTLLAVHPILPYVLASGLVLLNWDLSWKTTRIFESEAVTAETVVFNTRDTNSFASGSYDGEVQVWRLDSSDPEYSLIGHLKKVTCLDFVTCGDQQYLISGSYDSTVKIWDLQKRECICTLEAMSPVHCVLAHPNLPVIITGTEHGIIHLWNSTDFRLKRTISLGGGGPVITLGCLMGSPRVVIGQENAFFAMDIHDDWGGQPQGRDNFIGLLGSSLEEALPAKRHRQW; from the exons ATGGATCCCCGAGGTGGTATAACACAAATGGAGCTGGAGTACTTGGCACACGATGAAGATGCAGAGCCCATTGCCCTGCCATTCCAACTTTTGGAGAAAATCACAGATTATTTTTCTCACGAGTTGATAATTGGAAGAGGTGGCTTTGCGGTGGTTTATAAG GCAGTGCTTGATAATGGCATTGTCGCTGTGAAGAAGTTGTCAAATACGCACATGTATGAGGAGCAATTCCAGGGTGAGGTGCAATGTCTCATGAAGGTGAAACACAAAAACATTGTACGATTTCTCGGATATTGCGCCGACACACAAGGGAATATTTCGGACTACAAAGGGAAAATGGTTATGGCAGATGTACAGCAGCGGTTGCTCTGCTTTGAATATCTACCTAAAGGAAGTCTTGATGGTTATATAACAG ATTCACCTGGAGAACTTAACTGGAGAAAGCGATACGATATGATAAAGGGGATCTGTGAAGGGTTACATTATCTTCACCAGAATAATATTCTGCACTTGGATCTAACACCCGGAAATATATTATTGGATGAGGATATGATGCCGAAAATTACTGATTTCGGATTGTCAAGGTGTTTTGAGGAAGACCAAACAGGGGTCATTACTAAAAATGTGGCCGGAACGAG GGGATATTTGGCGCCGGAATGCTATAACAAGGAAATCATACTCACGCACAAGTTTGACTTATATAGTCTTGGTGTTATAATGATAGAGATATTGACCGGAAAGAAGGGGTGTCAAGTTACTATTGAGAAT GTACTTCAAATTTGGAATAATACGATGTTGGATGCACTGCAGTGGGATCAAATACGAGTATGTGCGAAGATTGGGATGGAGTGCACAGAAGTCGATCCGGCAAAGAGACCAGCTAGTATGAAGCACATAATCGATTGCCTTGCTGAAATAGAATGTAGTACGCATGTAATCCCAGCAGGTGGGACAAGAGAGCTTCTTCTCGTTCACCCGTCCGTGATTTGCTTCCCCTTTGAGCCCAACAAGGCTATCACGTGCCCGCTGCAGCTAACAAATAACACCGATAAGCACGTTGCATTTAGGCTTATGGATAATAGCATGGAGTCTTCCTTCCTAAGGCTGCCATTGTATGACGTTGTGCCACCTAACACACCTTACACTCTCATTGTGACAACACAAAAGAAAGAAGATCTACCACGAAAGTATATCATAGATGTGATCCTCCAAAGTGCTACCTTAATATTGGGGGATGATGATCATATAAACACTTTTCGAAGCCAGCCAGACAAGTTTTTTCAAGAGACAGGGAATGATGTACAGGTGGTGAAACAGAAAGCACTTTATACCTTGACACACATCGCAACGTCATTCTCTAAG CCAATCTTGTCCACAGTCAAG GTACACGTCTACATAGAAATGCATCTCAGTTGCTTGGACACAAACCGGGCCAAGCAGTG GATAATAATAGGAGACGAAAATGGACACGTTGGCTTTTGGGACTATCCGACACAG AAAAAAGTGGATGCGCTTAAAGTCTCAGCGAGTCGTG TTACGTGCATTAGATTCATTGAACGGAAGCAATGGATTGTTGCTGGGACAGAAGATGGGTATCTCCATGTGTACAGCTATGAAACAAGATTTCAGAAGATCACGAGTTTAAGAGTTGGTGCCATTGAGAATCTGGAGTCACGGGCTGCTCATACCCATCTGGCCATCCATCCAACCCAGCCGTATTTGTTGTCGGTGTATGGTTTTAAAGTGAAACTTTGGGACTGGGACGTGGGCTGGGAGTGCATACAAACATTTGAGAATGAAGAGCTTATGACAATACTTCGAGTCGCATTTAACCCAAATGACACATTTGCGACTGCTTCGATGGATTGCACAGTGGAG GTTTGGAGTCTTGATTCTCCCGAATTTATATACACTCTAGTAGGGCATTCGAGCATAGTGAATTGCCTGGATTTCTTCACATGTGATGATCAGGAGTATTTGGTTACTGGCTCACATGATCAGACTGCAAAG ATATGGGATCTGCAGAAGATGATGTGTATACATACACTTGAGGCTTTTGTATCTCCAGTAATGTCTCTCCTGTACCAACCCGATCTTCAGATTCTAATTACAGGTTCACAAGATGGCGCTATTTATTTGTGGAGCACCAGAAACTGCGG TCATACATGGATTTCAACTCTACTTGCTGACAAACAAAATTCCCATAGGAATTATTCATGTCCCCCGGCGCTTAATAGAatcatcaaggttggttgtgctGGAGCTGTCTACCATCTCGCATGTGTGATGGGAGG GCTTCTGATTGGAAAAGAAAATGCAGTAGCAATTATCGATGTCGATGATGTGAATTATCAGGAGCAACCAACGGATAAAAGTGAGCAGCAATTAAGTGCATGTACGACACACCATGCTGGAGACATGTCTAAG GAAAAAGCATGGTCCAAGAGCAAGCTACTTGATGTCCACCCGCTGGAACTCCGCTTCCCCTATTGTCCCAATGAGCCTATCCCTTGCTCACTGCACCTAACAAACAACACAGATGAAAATGTGGCATTTAGACTTGTAGACAAGAGTGGCAAGTCCCCATGGTGCTTCACAAAGTTGCCGCTGTGCGGCATTGTCCCTCATGGATCCACTTACACTTTGACTGTGACAATGAAGGAGGAGATGAAGCTAAAGGAAGAGACAGACTTTGATCTCGTTATTCAGAGCAGTTTATTGGGAGATAAGTACATCGAGGTATTCAATGACCAATCTGAGTCTGATACATTTTTCAAAGAAGCCAAACTGTTTGGGAATATGGTGCATGAAGTGACACTGAAAGCTGTTTATGTGCAGTACGGAGAGATTACATCTGAG AATATATCTGTGAAGTATAATCCTGACTCTTTGTGGTCCCTGGATGCACACCCAACAGAGCCATG GATTTTAACAGGTCATAATAGTGGATATGCTCGCATATGGAACAATGAGATGAAG TTCCTGATTAATTCGTTTAAAGTCTCAGATCAGGATGCAG TAAGCTGCGTCAAATTTATTGCAAGAAAGCAGCTGATTGTAGCTATGACAGATCTTGCTCACCTCCATGTGTACGACTGTTCATGTGTAACAAAAATCGAAAAGATCAGTTTTGAACGTGGTGATTACGGCACCAGTACACTACTAGCCGTTCATCCGATCCTACCATATGTGTTGGCATCAGGTTTAGTGCTTTTAAACTGGGACCTGAGCTGGAAGACCACACGAATATTTGAGTCTGAGGCTGTCACAGCAGAGACAGTTGTGTTTAACACAAGGGACACCAACAGTTTTGCGAGTGGGTCTTATGATGGCGAAGTGcag GTTTGGAGGCTTGATTCCTCCGACCCTGAATATTCTTTGATTGGACATTTGAAGAAGGTGACATGCCTTGACTTTGTCACATGTGGAGATCAACAGTATTTGATCAGTGGATCTTATGACTCCACTGTCAAG ATCTGGGACTTGCAGAAAAGGGAGTGCATTTGTACGCTGGAAGCCATGTCACCAGTTCATTGTGTCCTTGCCCATCCAAACCTTCCAGTTATAATTACAGGAACAGAACATGGCATCATTCATCTGTGGAACTCCACTGATTTCAG GCTCAAGAGAACCATTAGCTTAGGTGGCGGTGGACCTGTTATCACTCTCGGATGTTTGATGGGTTCACCAAG GGTTGTGATTGGACAAGAGAACGCATTTTTTGCCATGGATATCCACGATGACTGGGGCGGCCAACCCCAGGGGAGAGATAATTTCATTG GTTTGCTTGGTTCCTCTCTAGAGGAAGCGTTGCCTGCCAAGAGACATAGACAGTGGTGA
- the LOC109761340 gene encoding uncharacterized protein isoform X4 codes for MDPRGGITQMELEYLAHDEDAEPIALPFQLLEKITDYFSHELIIGRGGFAVVYKAVLDNGIVAVKKLSNTHMYEEQFQGEVQCLMKVKHKNIVRFLGYCADTQGNISDYKGKMVMADVQQRLLCFEYLPKGSLDGYITDSPGELNWRKRYDMIKGICEGLHYLHQNNILHLDLTPGNILLDEDMMPKITDFGLSRCFEEDQTGVITKNVAGTRGYLAPECYNKEIILTHKFDLYSLGVIMIEILTGKKGCQVTIENVLQIWNNTMLDALQWDQIRVCAKIGMECTEVDPAKRPASMKHIIDCLAEIECSTHVIPAGGTRELLLVHPSVICFPFEPNKAITCPLQLTNNTDKHVAFRLMDNSMESSFLRLPLYDVVPPNTPYTLIVTTQKKEDLPRKYIIDVILQSATLILGDDDHINTFRSQPDKFFQETGNDVQVVKQKALYTLTHIATSFSKPILSTVKVHVYIEMHLSCLDTNRAKQWIIIGDENGHVGFWDYPTQKKVDALKVSASRVTCIRFIERKQWIVAGTEDGYLHVYSYETRFQKITSLRVGAIENLESRAAHTHLAIHPTQPYLLSVYGFKVKLWDWDVGWECIQTFENEELMTILRVAFNPNDTFATASMDCTVEVWSLDSPEFIYTLVGHSSIVNCLDFFTCDDQEYLVTGSHDQTAKIWDLQKMMCIHTLEAFVSPVMSLLYQPDLQILITGSQDGAIYLWSTRNCGNYSCPPALNRIIKVGCAGAVYHLACVMGGLLIGKENAVAIIDVDDVNYQEQPTDKSEQQLSACTTHHAGDMSKCYNQEATNPQYKVEPKVTTQLWFSRSGCKWPNVRRHNSDCDEFSGQEKAWSKSKLLDVHPLELRFPYCPNEPIPCSLHLTNNTDENVAFRLVDKSGKSPWCFTKLPLCGIVPHGSTYTLTVTMKEEMKLKEETDFDLVIQSSLLGDKYIEVFNDQSESDTFFKEAKLFGNMVHEVTLKAVYVQYGEITSENISVKYNPDSLWSLDAHPTEPWILTGHNSGYARIWNNEMKFLINSFKVSDQDAVSCVKFIARKQLIVAMTDLAHLHVYDCSCVTKIEKISFERGDYGTSTLLAVHPILPYVLASGLVLLNWDLSWKTTRIFESEAVTAETVVFNTRDTNSFASGSYDGEVQVWRLDSSDPEYSLIGHLKKVTCLDFVTCGDQQYLISGSYDSTVKIWDLQKRECICTLEAMSPVHCVLAHPNLPVIITGTEHGIIHLWNSTDFRLKRTISLGGGGPVITLGCLMGSPRVVIGQENAFFAMDIHDDWGGQPQGRDNFIGLLGSSLEEALPAKRHRQW; via the exons ATGGATCCCCGAGGTGGTATAACACAAATGGAGCTGGAGTACTTGGCACACGATGAAGATGCAGAGCCCATTGCCCTGCCATTCCAACTTTTGGAGAAAATCACAGATTATTTTTCTCACGAGTTGATAATTGGAAGAGGTGGCTTTGCGGTGGTTTATAAG GCAGTGCTTGATAATGGCATTGTCGCTGTGAAGAAGTTGTCAAATACGCACATGTATGAGGAGCAATTCCAGGGTGAGGTGCAATGTCTCATGAAGGTGAAACACAAAAACATTGTACGATTTCTCGGATATTGCGCCGACACACAAGGGAATATTTCGGACTACAAAGGGAAAATGGTTATGGCAGATGTACAGCAGCGGTTGCTCTGCTTTGAATATCTACCTAAAGGAAGTCTTGATGGTTATATAACAG ATTCACCTGGAGAACTTAACTGGAGAAAGCGATACGATATGATAAAGGGGATCTGTGAAGGGTTACATTATCTTCACCAGAATAATATTCTGCACTTGGATCTAACACCCGGAAATATATTATTGGATGAGGATATGATGCCGAAAATTACTGATTTCGGATTGTCAAGGTGTTTTGAGGAAGACCAAACAGGGGTCATTACTAAAAATGTGGCCGGAACGAG GGGATATTTGGCGCCGGAATGCTATAACAAGGAAATCATACTCACGCACAAGTTTGACTTATATAGTCTTGGTGTTATAATGATAGAGATATTGACCGGAAAGAAGGGGTGTCAAGTTACTATTGAGAAT GTACTTCAAATTTGGAATAATACGATGTTGGATGCACTGCAGTGGGATCAAATACGAGTATGTGCGAAGATTGGGATGGAGTGCACAGAAGTCGATCCGGCAAAGAGACCAGCTAGTATGAAGCACATAATCGATTGCCTTGCTGAAATAGAATGTAGTACGCATGTAATCCCAGCAGGTGGGACAAGAGAGCTTCTTCTCGTTCACCCGTCCGTGATTTGCTTCCCCTTTGAGCCCAACAAGGCTATCACGTGCCCGCTGCAGCTAACAAATAACACCGATAAGCACGTTGCATTTAGGCTTATGGATAATAGCATGGAGTCTTCCTTCCTAAGGCTGCCATTGTATGACGTTGTGCCACCTAACACACCTTACACTCTCATTGTGACAACACAAAAGAAAGAAGATCTACCACGAAAGTATATCATAGATGTGATCCTCCAAAGTGCTACCTTAATATTGGGGGATGATGATCATATAAACACTTTTCGAAGCCAGCCAGACAAGTTTTTTCAAGAGACAGGGAATGATGTACAGGTGGTGAAACAGAAAGCACTTTATACCTTGACACACATCGCAACGTCATTCTCTAAG CCAATCTTGTCCACAGTCAAG GTACACGTCTACATAGAAATGCATCTCAGTTGCTTGGACACAAACCGGGCCAAGCAGTG GATAATAATAGGAGACGAAAATGGACACGTTGGCTTTTGGGACTATCCGACACAG AAAAAAGTGGATGCGCTTAAAGTCTCAGCGAGTCGTG TTACGTGCATTAGATTCATTGAACGGAAGCAATGGATTGTTGCTGGGACAGAAGATGGGTATCTCCATGTGTACAGCTATGAAACAAGATTTCAGAAGATCACGAGTTTAAGAGTTGGTGCCATTGAGAATCTGGAGTCACGGGCTGCTCATACCCATCTGGCCATCCATCCAACCCAGCCGTATTTGTTGTCGGTGTATGGTTTTAAAGTGAAACTTTGGGACTGGGACGTGGGCTGGGAGTGCATACAAACATTTGAGAATGAAGAGCTTATGACAATACTTCGAGTCGCATTTAACCCAAATGACACATTTGCGACTGCTTCGATGGATTGCACAGTGGAG GTTTGGAGTCTTGATTCTCCCGAATTTATATACACTCTAGTAGGGCATTCGAGCATAGTGAATTGCCTGGATTTCTTCACATGTGATGATCAGGAGTATTTGGTTACTGGCTCACATGATCAGACTGCAAAG ATATGGGATCTGCAGAAGATGATGTGTATACATACACTTGAGGCTTTTGTATCTCCAGTAATGTCTCTCCTGTACCAACCCGATCTTCAGATTCTAATTACAGGTTCACAAGATGGCGCTATTTATTTGTGGAGCACCAGAAACTGCGG GAATTATTCATGTCCCCCGGCGCTTAATAGAatcatcaaggttggttgtgctGGAGCTGTCTACCATCTCGCATGTGTGATGGGAGG GCTTCTGATTGGAAAAGAAAATGCAGTAGCAATTATCGATGTCGATGATGTGAATTATCAGGAGCAACCAACGGATAAAAGTGAGCAGCAATTAAGTGCATGTACGACACACCATGCTGGAGACATGTCTAAG TGTTACAATCAAGAGGCCACAAATCCTCAATACAAGGTGGAGCCGAAGGTAACCACACAGCTGTGGTTCTCTCGGAGCGGCTGCAAGTGGCCAAACGTTCGGCGACACAATTCTGACTGCGATGAATTTTCTGGG CAGGAAAAAGCATGGTCCAAGAGCAAGCTACTTGATGTCCACCCGCTGGAACTCCGCTTCCCCTATTGTCCCAATGAGCCTATCCCTTGCTCACTGCACCTAACAAACAACACAGATGAAAATGTGGCATTTAGACTTGTAGACAAGAGTGGCAAGTCCCCATGGTGCTTCACAAAGTTGCCGCTGTGCGGCATTGTCCCTCATGGATCCACTTACACTTTGACTGTGACAATGAAGGAGGAGATGAAGCTAAAGGAAGAGACAGACTTTGATCTCGTTATTCAGAGCAGTTTATTGGGAGATAAGTACATCGAGGTATTCAATGACCAATCTGAGTCTGATACATTTTTCAAAGAAGCCAAACTGTTTGGGAATATGGTGCATGAAGTGACACTGAAAGCTGTTTATGTGCAGTACGGAGAGATTACATCTGAG AATATATCTGTGAAGTATAATCCTGACTCTTTGTGGTCCCTGGATGCACACCCAACAGAGCCATG GATTTTAACAGGTCATAATAGTGGATATGCTCGCATATGGAACAATGAGATGAAG TTCCTGATTAATTCGTTTAAAGTCTCAGATCAGGATGCAG TAAGCTGCGTCAAATTTATTGCAAGAAAGCAGCTGATTGTAGCTATGACAGATCTTGCTCACCTCCATGTGTACGACTGTTCATGTGTAACAAAAATCGAAAAGATCAGTTTTGAACGTGGTGATTACGGCACCAGTACACTACTAGCCGTTCATCCGATCCTACCATATGTGTTGGCATCAGGTTTAGTGCTTTTAAACTGGGACCTGAGCTGGAAGACCACACGAATATTTGAGTCTGAGGCTGTCACAGCAGAGACAGTTGTGTTTAACACAAGGGACACCAACAGTTTTGCGAGTGGGTCTTATGATGGCGAAGTGcag GTTTGGAGGCTTGATTCCTCCGACCCTGAATATTCTTTGATTGGACATTTGAAGAAGGTGACATGCCTTGACTTTGTCACATGTGGAGATCAACAGTATTTGATCAGTGGATCTTATGACTCCACTGTCAAG ATCTGGGACTTGCAGAAAAGGGAGTGCATTTGTACGCTGGAAGCCATGTCACCAGTTCATTGTGTCCTTGCCCATCCAAACCTTCCAGTTATAATTACAGGAACAGAACATGGCATCATTCATCTGTGGAACTCCACTGATTTCAG GCTCAAGAGAACCATTAGCTTAGGTGGCGGTGGACCTGTTATCACTCTCGGATGTTTGATGGGTTCACCAAG GGTTGTGATTGGACAAGAGAACGCATTTTTTGCCATGGATATCCACGATGACTGGGGCGGCCAACCCCAGGGGAGAGATAATTTCATTG GTTTGCTTGGTTCCTCTCTAGAGGAAGCGTTGCCTGCCAAGAGACATAGACAGTGGTGA